In Vigna angularis cultivar LongXiaoDou No.4 chromosome 8, ASM1680809v1, whole genome shotgun sequence, one DNA window encodes the following:
- the LOC108344283 gene encoding uncharacterized protein LOC108344283, translating into MEQDPTTFMQEMRRQMEAMQAEIETLKGERDAARGAQANRQSSAPAATPPIVEMPETEPDSEEDTDHADDSDHRGGDQDYHQAEDRSEASSRRTANRSAPPGRTRALHPFIARVMEEQIPERAFPVLEKYDGTSDLEEHLRSFVDAMTIYSPSENVWCRVFSLSIKGEALAWFHSLRPRTINDFATLRDMFERQFSASKTRNLTYLELTNIKQEKGESLRDFMDRFNKTARQVRGVGKKFTISTLATALRPSPFADNLFAEPPMTLDELQE; encoded by the coding sequence ATGGAGCAGGATCCAACAACGTTCATGCAGGAGATGAGAAGACAGATGGAGGCTATGCAGGCAGAAATTGAGACCCTCAAGGGTGAGCGTGATGCTGCTAGAGGGGCGCAAGCTAATCGACAGTCTTCCGCACCCGCTGCAACACCACCTATCGTGGAGATGCCGGAAACAGAACCGGACTCGGAGGAAGACACAGATCATGCCGATGATAGTGATCATCGGGGAGGAGACCAGGACTATCACCAAGCGGAGGATCGTAGTGAAGCCAGCTCTCGCAGAACAGCAAACCGTTCGGCCCCTCCCGGTCGGACGAGAGCTCTTCATCCATTCATCGCGAGGGTAATGGAGGAACAAATTCCGGAAAGAGCATTCCCGGTCTTGGAGAAGTATGATGGGACAAGCGATCTGGAGGAGCACTTGAGGTCTTTCGTTGACGCTATGACCATCTATTCCCCTAGTGAAAATGTGTGGTGTCGAGTCTTTTCCTTGTCAATAAAAGGAGAAGCGTTAGCGTGGTTCCATTCTCTTAGACCCAGAACGATTAACGATTTCGCAACTTTAAGGGATATGTTTGAACGGCAGTTTTCTGCCAGTAAAACTCGAAACCTGACATATTTGGAGCTGACGAATATTAAACAGGAGAAGGGGGAAAGTCTTAGAGATTTCATGGACCGATTTAACAAGACCGCTCGGCAAGTAAGGGGGGTAGGCAAGAAGTTCACAATCAGCACTCTTGCCACCGCGCTGAGGCCCTCCCCTTTCGCTGACAATCTGTTTGCAGAACCCCCGATGACACTTGATGAGTTGCAAGAATGA
- the LOC108345461 gene encoding uncharacterized protein LOC108345461 — protein MMEKKSVPKYSCSYSEFGFGEGSNSYNFNGPHQKGTGFCAANDPELKRKKRIKSYNVFTVEGKLKATVRNGFKWIKNKLGDIRTGV, from the coding sequence ATGATGGAGAAAAAGTCAGTCCCTAAATACTCATGCTCCTACTCTGAATTTGGCTTCGGAGAAGGATCAAACTCCTACAACTTCAACGGGCCACACCAGAAGGGAACTGGATTCTGTGCAGCAAATGATCCAGAGctcaagaggaagaagagaatcaAGTCCTATAACGTTTTCACTGTCGAGGGAAAGCTTAAAGCAACTGTCAGAAACGGCTTCAAGTGGATCAAGAACAAGCTTGGAGATATTCGGACTGGTGTCTGa